The following are encoded in a window of Amaranthus tricolor cultivar Red isolate AtriRed21 chromosome 2, ASM2621246v1, whole genome shotgun sequence genomic DNA:
- the LOC130805586 gene encoding uncharacterized protein LOC130805586 — protein sequence MTEITKRLFNILDLIGQKFLKWKEDAIMNIEAQGLEQTVLKVKEWNPIDGTQATKIKVIFPQASHEWKNLRFSDFKTLSEYNSILYRIASMLKYCEHPVIDAEMIELTLSTFHPSNIILQQQYWERNFKRYSDLSVVLSLAEKHNDLVWKNHNMRPIGSQTIRETHSTKTHVHETNAVENKARGNYNNRGG from the exons atGACAGAGATTACCAAAAGATTATTCAACATATTAGACTTAATTggacaaaaatttttaaaatggaAAGAAGATGCCATCATGAATATAGAAGCTCAAGGACTTGAACAAACTGTATTGAAAGTAAAAGAATGGAATCCAATAGATGGAACTCAAGCTACCAAAATAAAG GTGATTTTTCCACAAGCTAGCCATGAgtggaagaatttaagattttctgattttaagactcTCAGTGAATACAATTCAATATTATACCGAATTGCATCAATGTTGAAATACTGTGAGCACCCGGTGATTGATGCAGAAATGATTGAACTCACACTATCTACTTTTCATCCATCAAATATTATTCTGCAACAACAATATTGggaaagaaatttcaaaagatattcAGATCTGAGTGTAGTACTCTCATTGGCTGAAAAACATAATGATCTTGTctggaaaaatcataatatgagaCCTATTGGATCTCAAACTATCCGTGAGACACACTCTACTAAAACACATGTGCATGAAACAAATGCAGTTGAAAATAAAGCTCGTGGAAATTATAATAACCGTGGTGGATGA